In Nicotiana tabacum cultivar K326 chromosome 19, ASM71507v2, whole genome shotgun sequence, one DNA window encodes the following:
- the LOC107791557 gene encoding GATA transcription factor 7-like: MELIEARALKSSFLSDMAMKTSQQVFLDDIWCVTGINNVPSDDFSVDDLLDFSDKDFKDGQSLQELHEDDEKDSFSGSSQHKNSQVSNFSCMGSFSGELPVPVDELENLEWLSQFVDDSTSEFSLLCPAGSFKDKTGGFQVSRSEPDVRPVVQKLRVPCFPLPVVQKPRTKRSRPAGRKWSFSSPTVSADSCSPTSSSYGSSPFPPVLYANPVLDGDLFCSVEKPPLKKPKKISTAETGSGRRCTHCQVQKTPQWRAGPLGPKTLCNACGVRYKSGRLFPEYRPACSPTFSQEVHSNSHRKVLEMRRKKESGEVIDSGLAFNLLSFEMNENPVHSEPV, from the exons ATGGAGTTGATTGAGGCAAGAGCATTAAAATCCAGTTTTCTTTCGGACATGGCCATGAAAACTAGCCAACAGGTTTTTCTTGACGATATATGGTGTGTAACGGGTATTAATAACGTACCAAGTGATGATTTTTCAGTTGATGACCTTTTGGACTTTTCTGACAAAGATTTCAAAGATGGCCAGTCTTTACAAGAATTGCATGAAGATGATGAAAAAGACTCTTTTTCTGGCTCTTCACAGCACAAAAATTCtcaagtttcaaacttttcatgCATGGGTAGTTTTTCCGGCGAACTTCCTGTCCCG GTTGATGAATTGGAGAATCTTGAGTGGTTATCACAATTTGTGGATGATTCCACGTCGGAATTCTCCTTGTTGTGTCCTGCCGGCAGTTTCAAGGACAAAACCGGTGGCTTTCAAGTTTCCCGGTCCGAACCGGATGTAAGACCGGTTGTTCAGAAACTGAGAGTTCCATGTTTTCCTTTACCGGTTGTTCAGAAACCTAGAACTAAGCGGTCCAGACCGGCTGGAAGAAAATGGTCCTTTTCGTCACCAACAGTTTCAGCAGACTCGTGTTCACCCACCTCTTCATCATACGGTTCGTCACCGTTTCCTCCGGTTTTATACGCGAACCCGGTTCTAGACGGCGACTTGTTTTGTAGCGTAGAAAAGCCGCCGTTGAAAAAGCCGAAAAAAATTTCAACAGCAGAGACCGGTTCGGGTCGTCGGTGTACTCATTGCCAGGTCCAGAAAACACCACAGTGGCGAGCCGGTCCATTGGGTCCAAAAACTTTGTGCAACGCTTGTGGTGTTAGATACAAATCCGGTCGGCTTTTTCCGGAATATAGACCGGCTTGTAGTCCGACTTTTTCTCAGGAAGTTCACTCGAATAGTCACCGGAAAGTTTTAGAGATGCGGCGGAAGAAGGAGAGCGGTGAGGTTATTGACTCCGGTCTAGCTTTCAACTTGTTGAGTTTTGAAATGAATGAGAACCCGGTTCATTCTGAACCGGTCTAA